A single genomic interval of Lepisosteus oculatus isolate fLepOcu1 chromosome 12, fLepOcu1.hap2, whole genome shotgun sequence harbors:
- the c1ql2 gene encoding complement C1q-like protein 2, which yields MVLVLIIAIPLLVHTSKTSAHYEMLGTCRMICDPYNPKPSATAVEVMQDLSAVPPPFIQGLKGEPGRPGKPGPRGPPGEPGPPGPKGPPGEKGDSGKPGFPAITSGTAGTETGAVSTAVSGPRIAFYVGLKNPHEGYEVLKFDDVVTNLGNHYDPATGKFTCQVSGIYFFTYHVLMRGGDGTSMWADLCKNGQVRASAIAQDADQNYDYASNSVVLHLDSGDEIYVKLDGGKAHGGNNNKYSTFSGFILYPD from the exons ATGGTGCTGGTCCTGATCATAGCTATACCGCTGCTGGTCCACACTTCCAAGACTTCGGCTCACTACGAAATGCTGGGAACCTGCAGGATGATCTGCGACCCTTACAACCCCAAGCCCAGCGCCACGGCTGTGGAGGTCATGCAAGACTTGAGTGCCGTCCCGCCGCCGTTCATTCAGGGGCTTAAGGGCGAACCCGGGCGACCCGGGAAACCCGGACCCAGAGGTCCCCCTGGGGAACCCGGTCCGCCCGGCCCAAAAGGACCGCCGGGAGAAAAAGGAGATTCGGGAAAGCCCGGGTTCCCCGCCATCACCTCGGGAACCGCTGGGACTGAGACTGGAGCTGTTAGCACGGCAGTAAGTGGGCCCAGGATAGCTTTTTACGTGGGTTTGAAGAACCCTCACGAGGGATACGAGGTGCTTAAATTTGATGATGTTGTAACCAATCTGGGAAACCATTACGATCCGGCGACGGGCAAGTTCACCTGTCAAGTGTCTGGGATCTATTTCTTTACGTACCATGTTCTGATGCGAGGTGGCGATGGGACTAGTATGTGGGCAGACCTTTGCAAAAACGGACAG GTCCGAGCGAGTGCGATAGCGCAGGATGCCGACCAGAACTACGACTACGCCAGCAACAGCGTGGTCCTTCACCTGGACTCCGGCGACGAGATATACGTCAAACTGGACGGCGGGAAAGCCCACGGAGGAAACAACAACAAGTACAGCACTTTCTCTGGCTTCATTTTGTATCCCGACTAA